Proteins from one Belonocnema kinseyi isolate 2016_QV_RU_SX_M_011 chromosome 8, B_treatae_v1, whole genome shotgun sequence genomic window:
- the LOC117178271 gene encoding V-type proton ATPase subunit G — protein sequence MASQTQGIQQLLAAEKRAAEKVSEARKRKALRLKQAKKEAHDEIEKYREEREKQFREFEAKHMGSKEDVAARIDADTQLKIEEMNIAVGHHKNTVMMKILDLVYDIKPELHKNYRFEA from the exons ATGGCCAGCCAAACGCAGGGGATTCAGCAGCTTTTAGCTGCAGAAAAACGGGCAGCTGAGAAAGTTTCGGAAGCTCGAAAAC GCAAGGCCCTGCGTTTAAAGCAAGCGAAGAAGGAAGCTCATGATGAGATCGAAAAGTACAGGGAAGAGCGTGAGAAGCAATTCCGTGAATTTGAGGCCAAG CATATGGGCTCAAAAGAAGACGTGGCTGCTCGCATCGATGCTGATACTCAGCTGAAGATCGAGGAAATGAATATAGCCGTCGGTCATCATAAGAATACT GTAATGATGAAAATCTTGGATTTGGTGTACGACATCAAGCCCGAGTTGCACAAGAATTACCGCTTCGAGGCTTAA
- the LOC117178270 gene encoding uncharacterized protein LOC117178270 — translation MEKGSFGALNPKRRQWKSADLIKAIAAVKNGKMGYLKAAKTFQVPKGTVERHAKMDESQSNAILSKRLGRPPVLSEELENKLVQYALTMESKFYRLTRRDLEYMAHQLAEANNVPNPFRDQKAGKNWFYGFMRRHSDKLSLRKPTGTSFARAYDFTRLNVETFYDNLENVYEKHRFTPDRILNVDETEIAIVQTKTPKILTLKDKRQIGALTVPERGKLMTVVIAMTAAGQFVPPLMIFPHKLMNPQLMRGAPAGAIGAVHPSGWIQTNLFTQWFKHMINTLQPSAESPLLVVMDGHNSHTRNVDVIELALKHHVVILTIPPHSSHKLQPLDKTFIGALKANYSEEIRLWNRRHTRPLAVFDVAELFNNAYVKVQRASVAINGFRETGIYPFNRHIFTDADFIEEVNQVGETDFHQQLIVSVQQETDGETVKPEVIESKEMENPPPLPSSSMIVTQDYPDQLVADAEQKKISDVKVSAKRGRKRKSSGDEVARTLTTSRRRGRGHPRSTSSDKRMETSDLSDLEETEELKKHPDPRDECLFCEAMYEDQIKEPWVQCISCFSWAHSGCVGEISYKWVCDYCKN, via the exons ATGGAGAAGGGAAGTTTTGGTGCATTGAATCCGAAACGGCGACAGTGGAAATCAGCAGATTTAATAAAGGCCATAGCAGCAGTCAAGAATGGAAAGATGGGTTATTTGAAGGCCGCAAAAACATTCCAAGTTCCAAAAGGAACAGTAGAGAGGCATGCTAAAATGGATGAATCGCAATCGAATGCTATCCTCTCAAAAAGACTAGGTCGACCGCCAGTTTTGAGCGAGGAACTTGAAAATAAACTTGTACAGTATGCACTCACAATGGAGTCAAAGTTTTATAGATTGACAAGGAGAGATCTTGAATACATGGCACATCAATTAGCCGAGGCAAATAATGTGCCAAATCCATTCCGGGATCAAAAGGCAGGCAAAAATTGGTTTTACGGTTTTATGAGACGCCACAGTGATAAACTGTCACTGCGTAAACCAACGGGCACATCATTTGCTCGTGCCTACGATTTCACTCGACTAAATGTTGAaacattttatgataatttagaGAATGTATATGAAAAGCATCGATTTACTCCTGATAGAATTTTGAACGTAGACGAAACTGAAAttgcaattgttcaaacaaaaacacccaagattttaacattaaaag ACAAGAGACAGATAGGTGCTTTAACTGTCCCTGAAAGAGGAAAACTGATGACTGTCGTCATTGCCATGACTGCAGCGGGACAATTTGTTCCTCCTCTGATGATATTTCCTCATAAGTTGATGAATCCCCAGCTCATGAGAGGAGCTCCAGCCGGTGCGATTGGCGCTGTACACCCGTCTGGATGGATTCAGACTAACTTGTTCACGCAGTGGTTCAAACACATGATCAACACTCTCCAGCCATCTGCAGAGTCGCCTCTCCTAGTGGTAATGGATGGCCATAATTCCCACACTAGGAATGTGGATGTAATCGAACTGGCGTTGAAGCATCACGTCGTTATACTAACGATTCCGCCACATTCAAGCCACAAACTTCAACCTCTCGACAAAACGTTCATAGGGGCTTTGAAAGCGAACTACAGCGAAGAAATTCGACTTTGGAATCGACGCCACACTCGTCCTCTCGCAGTCTTCGACGTCGCTGAGCTTTTTAATAACGCTTACGTTAAAGTGCAAAGGGCCTCAGTCGCAATCAACGGATTTCGCGAAACTGGGATATACCCTTTTAATAGGCACATTTTCACGGACGCAGACTTCATTGAAGAAGTTAATCAGGTTGGAGAAACAGACTTTCATCAACAGCTCATTGTTTCTGTTCAACAAGAAACTGACGGAGAAACAGTCAAACCTGAAGTCATAGAATCAAAAGAAATGGAAAATCCACCACCCCTACCATCATCATCTATGATTGTTACGCAGGATTATCCTGATCAATTAGTAGCTGACGCTGAACAAAAGAAAATATCTGATGTCAAGGTATCAGCAAAACGAGGCCGAAAGAGGAAATCCTCTGGGGACGAGGTAGCGAGGACTCTGACCACCAGCCGTCGACGAGGTCGTGGTCATCCACGTTCTACTTCTTCAGACAAACGAATGGAAACTTCTGATTTGAGTGACCTTGAAGAAACAGAGGAGTTAAAGAAGCATCCGGATCCGAGAGACGAGTGCCTTTTCTGTGAGGCAATGTACGAAGATCAAATAAAGGAGCCCTGGGTACAATGCATCTCCTGCTTCAGCTGGGCACACTCTGGGTGCGTGGGGGAAATCAGTTACAAATgggtttgtgactactgcaaaaactaa